GTATCGTCGCCGTCGGAGCCCGTACCCTCGACCCGGCCGTCGGCGACTGCGGCCGCGAGGTCGCAGAAGGCGTCGACCGAGAGATCGTGCCAGAGGTAGGTATACTCGGGGTGGAGCGGTGCGTCGTGCTCCGCGGCCAACTCGAGGGCCATCTCGGGGTCGGGGAACTCGAGGTCGATCCGCGGATCGTCCTCCAGGGCCTGGACGTCAGCCCCTGCGGCTTCGAGGTCCTGGACCCACCACTCGTAGGTGTAGGAGGCGGGCGCGAGCGGGTGGTTGTTCTCGACGAACTCGCCGTAGTTGACCAGGTACTCGCCGAGGTCGAGGATCTTCTCGACGCCGTTTCTGATCTCGAGGGCGTCCTCGGGGTCGTCGATCCGGCGGACGTCGCCGTTGGCGAGTTTGATGGTCGGCCCCTCGATGGAGTCGACGGGGACGACCCCCGCCGCTTTGCCGGGGCGTTCGGTCTTGATCTGGGTACCCGTCGCGAGGAAGTCGTCGACCAGATGCATCGCGGCGGGGTGGACGCCGGCGGTCGCGAACCCGTGGTTGCGCGCGCGACCGTAGCGTAGTCTGAAACCGCCCTCGGCGCAGGGATGAGAGAAGACGGGGCGGCCGGCGATCAGGTCTCGGAGGAACTTCATCGACTCGTCGACGCGCGGGGGGCCCTGCGGTTCGTCGGGGTCGGGCGCGTCGTCCTCCCCGTCAGCGTCGGCCGCGTCCTCGTCGCCGTCGGCGGACTCGTCTCCTTCTTCGTCCGCGCTTTCTTCGTCCGTCTCGTCTTCGTCGTCGGCCGCGTCGTCGTAGTAGGTGCCGTCGATGAGGTCCTGGAGCCACGGCCAGTCGACCTCGTCCAAGTTCCGAGTGTAGCGCTGGATCTTCGGGGCCTTCAGCGCGATCCCCTCCGCGAGGACGAGACACATCCCACCGCGGGCGCTGTTGGTGTCGACCCGCTCTAAGTCGCGGAAGCCGGAGACCTCCTCGTCGCCCGTCGCTTCGCCGTCCAGCATGATCGGCATGTGCTTCGCGATGAACTTCGTCTCCTTGTCCTTCGGCGTGTACTGGAGGCCGGTCTCCTTGTCGTAGAGGGAGACCTCCTCGGCGTAGCGTTCGATTTCCTCCTCGCGGGCGTCGTACTGTTCGATGCCGACGAGCGCGCGGGTGTAGTCGGCGACGAGCACGGACAGCGCCTGGGCGGTCCCGCCCGCGGAGCGGATCGGACCGGCGTAGTAGACGTTGACGAACTCCGTCCCGTCGTCGTTCTCCAAGATCTCGACCTTGTCGATCCCCTCGATGGGCGCGGCGACGACCCCCTCGGTCAACAGGGCGACTGCGGTCCGAACCGCGCCTTCGACCTTGCCGGCTTTCGTCTCGTAATCGCCGACCCGGCCCTCCGCGAAGTCCTCCGCGAGTTCGAGCGCGGCCTCCTCGCGGGACATCTCTCCCTCGAGTTCGCGGACGCGTTCGGCGACGCCGTCGATCCCGAGGATGTTCTCGACGCGGTCGGCCATGTCCTGGGCGACCGGGATCTCGACCTCGGGCACCGGGTCCGCGCCGCGCTCTTTGGCCCGCTCGGCCACGTCGAAGGCCTCGTCGAGTTGCAATTCGAGCCGCTGGAAGTACCGTTCGTCTTCCGACCGCATCTCAGAGCCAGAGGTCCAGTTCGGTCGTCTCGTCGTACTCGCGGTCGAGGGGCTCCTCGAAGACGCGCATGTGGACCTCGCCGGCCCAGACCGTCGCCTCGTTCAGGTGGCCGGCGTACGCGGCCCCCTCGTCGTCCGAGAGGACCACGTGGGTGTGGGCGAACCGCTCGTCATCTAACCACGAGACGTTCCCGACGCAGCTGGCGACCTCGAGAGGCTCGTCGAACTCGACGGGATAGTACTCGCACTCGTCCTGGTCGTAGAACCAGAGTTCGGCGTCCTGAACCGCGCCGAGCGCGGTGAACCAGGCGGCGTCGGCCTCGACCTCGTCGGCGAGCGACTCGATTTCCGCTCGCCAGTCGGCACCGTTCTCGAGACGGGCGACGTACTCGTCCGTGGTCTCGACGGCACGATAGTTCATACGAGTGGTCTGTGTCCGGCCGGAAGAAAAATACCACGGGTCGGTTTCGAGCGTGCCGCCGTGGCGGTAGTGCACAGAACCGTCCATCGATGGACACGTGCCGACCCGGAGCGGCCGGTATTCTGCGTATTATCCGTTAGTAACTTCCGATTTGCACGCCTTACTCTGTTGATACCAAAATGGGTTCGATGATACCATCTACCAGGATGGTATCGAACCAGATTCAGTTACAGCGACGCCGGCTGCTCGCGTCGGGCGCCGCCGTCACTGCGGCGGCGATCGCAGGGTGCATCGGTGGGGGAGGATCCGGGGACGGGGAGACGTTTCACTTCACGCAGGAGCAGTCCCGCGAGGAGAACTTCGATCCCGTCATCTCGAACGACGCCTACAGTTTTCAGGTGATCAACCTGGTCTTCGACGGCCTCTACGAGTTCGACGAGGGGTTAGAACTCCAGCCGAAGATCGCGACGGGCGAGCCGACCGTCGAGCGCGACGGGACCAGGTACATCTTCGAAATCCAGGAAGGGGTGGAGTTCCACAACGGCGACGAGGTGACCGCGTCGGACGTCGCGCACTCGTTTACCGCGCCCGTCGAGGAGGAGACGGAGAACGCTCCCGAGTACGACATGATCGAGAGCACCGAGGTCGTCGACGACTACCAACTGCAGGTCGACCTCGGCGAGGACCCCTACGGGCCGTTCGAACTCCAGACGATGGCCGTGACGGTCGTCCCCGAGGCGGTGCGGACCGAGGACCGCGACGCGTTCAACACGGATCCGGTCGGCACCGGCCCATTCGAGTTCGCCGACCTCCAGGAGAACGAGTACGTCGAAATCGAGCGGTGGGACGACTACTGGGACGACCTGGAGCCGAACCTCGAGCGGGTCCGCTTCGAGGCCCACGACGACGAGGCGGGTCGTGTCTCCGACATTCGGGCCGAGAACACCGACGCCATGGCCGGGATCCCGAACGACGACTGGGACGTTCTCGAGGGGGAGGACGGGGTCAATCTCCACTCGGCCGAGAGTCCGAGCTTCATGTACATGGCGTTCAACTGCAACGAGGGGCCGACGACCAACCCGGAGGTGCGACGGGCGATCGCCCACTCGTTCTCGCTCGATGACTTCATCGAGTCCAACGCCGCGAACGTCACTTCGCCGATGTACAGCCCGATCCCGCCGGTCGTCAACGAGGTCTGGGAGTTCCCCGAGGAGGAGTACCAGGAGCTGCTGCCGGAGTACGACCCCGACGAGGCCCAGTCGCTGCTCGACGAGCACGCGCCCGACGACTTCACGCCGACGATCATCACGCCGGAGGGGATCCGTGCGCAACTCGCCGAGCGAGTCGCCACCAGGCTCGACGAGATCGGCTACGGGGCCGACGTGCAGGTGCTGGACTTCGCGACCCTGGTCGATACGTACACCACCGGAAGCGCCGACGACTACCAGATGTACCTGCTGGGCTGGACCGGCGGCCCCGACCCGGACTTCTACCTCTACTCGCTGTTCCACGAGAGCCAGGCGGAGATCAATCAGGGCCACTTCTACGAGGGCAGCGACGGGTTCCACGACGCGATCGTCGAGGGGCGCAACTCGGCCGATCAGGAGGAGCGGTACGACATCTACGAGCCTGTGATCCGGGAGATCGTCGAGCAACTGCCCGTGTTGCCCGCGTTCACGGAGGATAACACGATGGCCTCGCGCGACTACGTCGAGGACTTGCAGGCGCATCCGGAGGTCACCAACAATCCGCCGCTCATCACGGACTACACGAACGTATCGATGGAGTGAGACGGAAACGGAACCGGGAGCGGAGACACCCACCGGTTTCCGCCGTCGACGCTCGGACGACGGCGACGAGACGACCGACACCGATCGACTCGTGGACCCATGAAACTACTCAAGTACACGATATACAGGCTCCTGCAGGCGATCCCCGTCCTGATCGGGATCTCGATCATCACGTTCCTGCTCGCGAACCTGGGCCCGGGCGACCCCGTCAGCCTCATGCTCCAGGGCCAGGAGCACGACGAGGAGCTGATCAGGATGATCGAACGGCGCTACGGGCTCGACAGGCCGCTCCACGAGCGATACGTGACGTACATGACCGGCCTGTTACAGGGCGATCTCGGCCAGAGCATCCACCACCAGCGGCCGGTCGCGGCCCTGATCGTCGAGCGGCTCGGCCCGACCCTGTTGCTGGTCGTGTCGGCGTACGCGTTCGCGCTCGCGACGGCCATCCCCCTCGGGATCGTCGCCGCCAACAAGCGCAACGAACCGACCGATCACGTCTCGCGGATCGCCGCGCTCGTCGGCGTCAGCACCCCGTCGTTCTGGATCGGGATCGTCCTGATCCTGATCTTCGCGGTCAAACTCGGCTGGCTCCCCTCGAGCGGGCTCATCTACCCCTGGCGGCCGCCCGAGTCCTATCGAGGGATCGACGGGCACCTCGAACTGTACTACCAGTCGCTCAGACACCTGCTGTTGCCGATGATCGCGCTGGGAACCCTCCAGATGGCGACGATCATGCGCGTCGAGCGCACCCAGATGATCGAGTCGCTCCAGGGCGAGTACGTCAAACTGGCCCGCGCGTACGGCGTGCCCGAGCGGACGATCCTGCGAAAGCACGCCTTCCAGGTCGCACAGCTGCCGATCATCACCATCGTCGGCCTCAACCTGTCGACGGCGATCGGGGGCGCGGTGCTGGTCGAGACGGTGTTCAACATCAACGGCATGGGTCGGCTGTTCGTCAACGCGATCTCCCAGAACGACTACCAACTCGTGATGGGCGTCACGATGATGCTCGGCCTCCTGTTCGTGGTCGGGGTCATCGTCACCGACATCTCGTACGCGTACGTCGACCCGCGCGTCACCTACGGAGACCGTGACTAACCATGGCAGTCGGCGAATCACAACTCGAGAGCGGCACCGACTCGACGACCGAGGACGACGAGGTCGAAGCCCGCGTCGGCTGGCAGTACACCGTCGCGCGGATCAAACAAGACACGACGGCCCGCTGGGGGCTGTACATCGTCTCGTTCGTGCTGTTCGTCGCGATCTACGCCGTCGTCGACAGCAATCTCTCCCTGCTCACGTTCGGGCTCCTGTCGGACTTTACGTTCGCCAGGCTGCTCCCGATCTTCGACCACCCTACGCACATCCCGCCGCCTGGCGAGGGGCGACAGCACCTGCCGCCGTACTTCCCGCTGGCCGAGCAGTCGTGGAATCCGCTGCCGGCGGGCGGCACGCTCGACCATCCGCTCGGGACCGACCATACCGGACGGGACTACTTCACCAGGATCGTCTACGGCACGCAGGTGTCGGTGTTCGTCGGGATCGTCTCGACGGTCATCGGCCTGGCCGGCGGGACGATCGTCGGCGCCGTCGCGGGCTACTACGGCGGCCGGGTCGACGACGTCCTGATGCGGGTCGTCGAGACGGTCTACGCGATCCCGCCGCTGATCCTCATCATCGTCTTCACCGTCTTCGTCGGCGGTGCGAACATCTGGTACGCGGTGCTTGGCGTCGGGATCGCGTTCGTCCCCGTCTTCGCCCGGATCATCCGAAGCCGGGTCCTGAGCGTTCGCGAGATGGACTACATCGAGGCGGCCCGCGCGGCCGGCGTGCGGGACCGCGAGATCATCATGCGACACGTCGTCCCGAACAGCTTCGCGCCGGTGCTGGTGTACGCGACGCTCCAGATCGGCGTAACGATCCTCATCGTCGCCGGGCTCTCGTTCCTCGGGTACGGCGCGCAGCCGCCGACCCCCGACTGGGGCCAGATGCTCAACGTCTCCCACGGCTACATGCACTCGAACGTCTGGCTCTCGATCTGGCCCGGCCTGGCGATCATGATCACCATCATGGGCTTCAACCTGTTCGGCGACGGCCTGCAGGACGCCCTCGACCCCCGAATCGAAGACTAATCCATGAGCTCCGAACCACTCCTTCGCGTCGAGAACCTCAAAACGCAGTTCTTCACCGAGGCAGGAACAGTGCGCGCGGTCGACGGCATCTCCTTCGAAGTCCGCGAGGGCGAGATCGTCGGCCTGGTCGGCGAGAGCGGCGCGGGCAAGAGCGTCGCGTCGATGAGCCTGCTGCGGCTCGTCGAGAGCCCGGGCGAGATCGTCGCCGGCGAGATCACCTACAAGGGCGAGACCATCTTCGGCCTCGAGGAGGGTCCCGACGGCGAGTTACGGAAGCGCGACGACATGCTCTCGAACGAGGAGATCCGCACCCGGATTCGCGGCAACGAGATCGCCGTCATCTTTCAGGACCCGATGGAGTCGCTCAACCCCGTCTTCACCGTCGGCGGCCAACTGCGCGAGTTCATCGAACTCAACCGCGGGCTGCCCGAGGACGAGGCCCGCGAGGAGGCGATCGAAATGCTCCGTGAAGTGGGGATTCCGGATCCCGAGCAGCGCTACGAGGAGTATCCCCACCAGTTCTCCGGCGGGATGCGCCAGCGCGTGCTCATCGCGATGGCCTTAGCCTGCGAGCCTAGCCTCATCATCGCCGACGAGCCGACGACGGCCCTGGACGTCACCGTCGAGGGCCAGATCATCGATCTCGTGGACGAACTCCAGGAGCGGTACGGGACGAGCTTCATCTGGGTCACCCACGATCTGGGCGTCGTTGCGGAGATCTGCGACCGGGTGAACGTGATGTACCTCGGCGAGATCGTCGAGCAGGCGCCCGTCGACGACCTGTTCTACGACACCAACCATCCCTACACGAACGCCTTGCTCGACTCGATTCCACGGCCCGACCGGACCGTCGAGGACCTCGAGCCGATCGAGGGGGTGATGCCGGAGGCGATCAACCCGCCACCCGGCTGTCGGTTCCACCCGCGCTGTCCCCACGCTCGAGAGGTCTGCAAGCGGGTCCATCCCGAGTCGAAGGTCGTCGCCGACGCCGACGGCGAGCCCCACCGAGCGGCCTGCGTGAAACACGACGCCTTCGACGTCGGCTACGACGAGAGCCCGCCGCTCGAGGGGACCGAGGGGGACGACGAACCCGAGTCGGAACTCGCGGCGAACCCGGCCGCCGACGCAACCGACGGCGCCGACGGCGGAGGTGACCGGCGTGAGTAGCGGCATCCGCCTGGGCGACGACGACGGGTACGCCGGGGACGGTCCGCTGCTCGAACTCGACGGCGTGACGAAGTACTTCTCCCAGGAGTCGGGGCTATTCGCGGGCCTGCAGTACGACCCGGATCGGTTTCCGCCGTTCACCGTCGACCCGGGACTCGTGAAGGCGGTCGACGACGTCTCGCTCGAGATCCGACCAGGCGAGACGCTCGGCCTGGTCGGCGAGTCCGGCTGCGGCAAGAGCACGCTCGGGCGGACGATCCTGCGGCTGCTCGAACCGACCGAGGGGGACATCTACTTCAAGGGCGAGAATCTGGCCGACCTCGACGGGGAGGAGCTTCGGCGGACGCGTTCGGACATGCAGATGATCTTTCAGGACCCCCAGTCGTCGCTCGATCCGCGGATGAAGGTCGGCCAGATCGTCGAGGAACCGATGCGGGCCCACGGGATGCTCGACGACGAGGGGCGGGAGGCCCGCGCGAAGAACCTCCTCGAGAAGGTGGGGCTCGACCCGCGCCACTACAACCGGTACCCCCACGCCTTCTCCGGCGGCCAGCGCCAGCGGATCAACCTGGCGCGGGCGCTGTCGGTCGATCCCGACTTCGTCGTCTGCGACGAACCCGTCTCCGCGCTGGACGTCTCCATCCAGGCGCAGGTGCTGAACACGATGGAACGGCTCCAGGAGGAGTTCGGACTCACCTACCTCTTCATCGCCCACGACCTCTCGGTGATCCGCCACATCAGCGACCGCGTGGCGGTGATGTACCTCGGCCACATCGTCGAACTCGCCGACAAGGAGGAGCTGTTCGAGAACCCCCAGCACCCCTACACCCGCGCGCTGCTCGACTCGATACCGGTTCCCGATCCCCGACGGAGCGACGCCCGCGGCGTTCTGGAGGGCGAGGTGCCGAGCCCGGCCGATCCGCCCTCCGGCTGCCGGTTCCGGACGCGGTGTCCCCGCCTGATCGCCCCCGACCAGTACGAGTGGACCGACGAGGAGTGGGCCCAGACGCGAGCGTTCATGCGAGCGGTCAAACGGCGGACGTTCGAACCGATGCCGGCCGCCGAGATTCAGGCCGAGTTCTTCGACGGCGCGCTTCCGCGAGGCCAGGCGGGCTCGATCGTCGAGGAAGCGATCGAACTCGTTGCGACCGACGGCGGGGCCGGTCGCGAGGCCGACGACGAATCCGAGCGCTGGGCGGCGGCGACCGACCTCCTGCTCGAGTCCTTCGCCGAGGAGAGCGTCTGTGCGCGCGAGCGGCCGGCCTACGAACTCGAGACCGAGTACGGGGAGGGAGAGCGGACGCACTTCGCGGCGTGCCATCTTCATCGGTGACGGGAGCGGCGGAGCGGCGATTCGATAAGCGAGGGCGAAGGAGGGCGGAACCAAATCGACGGAGAGCGCCATCTTCGCCGGCCCTGACGTTTTTACATACGGACCGGTCGATGACCGACGAGAAATAATGAGATCGTGCGACTCGTTCACTAATCTTCGAACGGAGATTATCCAACACGATCGTTCATCGTAAAAATGCTTAAGGTGATGACGCCATTATTAACTCGTGTATGAGTAAGATACTCGCCATCCTCGCAGCGCACACGAAATTCGGCGCGAAGGTACAGCGAACGATCGAGCACTCGCCCTCGTTCTCGGGCGTGCAGACGAGCGAAACCGGCCGTCCCGACACGCAGGCACCGGCGGGCGGCATCCTGACTGGATAAGTCGGACGGAGCGCCACCGAGAATGCACGACGCACACCGGTTCCGCACCGCGGGAACCGAGACCACACGGCGAGTTGCGGACGACCGACGATTTCTCTCCCGGGAGCGACGATCCGTCGCTCTCGGTCACACGTCTCTTTCGACGCGATAGCGACGCCCTCAGCGGATCGTAATCGTCGTCGAGTCGCCGGGCCGAGCCCGATTCTCGCGCGTCGCGACGAACGCTCGGATCTCGTGATCGCCTGGTTCCGGAAGCACGGACTCCCGTCTGTCACCGGACCGAACGCGCTCGAAGCGCCCGTTCCACGTCACCGAGACGCGCTTTCGCTCGCCGCCGCGGAAGCCGAACGAGGCGGGCCGCTCCCGGGTGTACCGGCGCTCGTCGCTGGCTTCGAGTTCGCCGTCGACGCTCCAGCCCCACCGGCGCTGACGGGGCGTCGGGAGTTCGACCGGAACGGGGAGCCGATTCGCGAACTCGACGGTGATTTCGACCGGGTCGTCGCGCTCGTAGACGTCCCGATCGGTCGCGACGGAGACGGTGACCGCCCGGCGCGCGACCGCCGGCGGGACCAGGCCCGCGAGGAACGTGACAACGGAGCGCCGCGAGCCGTCGCCGTCGAATCCGAACGCGTCGACGTCGCTCGCGTCCCGTCGGCGTCGAGAACCGCGCATGAGCGACACGAACGGCGCGGACGCCAAAACGGTACGGGTCGGTCGCGGCACAGTACAGCGCGCGGAGTCGGGCGCGACCGTTCGCGACCGAACGGAGCGAAACCCGCGACGCCGCGCGAAAATCCGAATCCCCACCCCCAGTTATCGCCAGGCCGGCAGCGTCGGCGCGTCGTCAGCCTCCATCGACAACCAGGCGCCGTCGGCGGAGATATCTGCGATGACGTACTCGTCGCTCGCGGCCGTGGAATCGATCGAACCGACGATGGTATCGTCGGACGGCATGGCGTGGGGGTTCGTCGCCATGTATGTGACTGTCACTCAAGTGCATATAAAGTCATCGAATCGAACTGTCCGATAATGATACCGATCGGAAATCGGACGCGTACCGGCGTATGAAACACTGGGTTTATACTCATTTTCGCCGTACCGACGGGATATGAACGTGGCCGACGCGATGACGCCCCGCGAAGACGTGGTGACCGTCGAACTGCCGGGCACTCGGACCGACGTGCTCGAGTACCTGCAGGAGCGGCCGTTCTCCTCGGTCCCGGTCGTCAAGGAGATCGACGAGGGGCTCGAGTACCGCGGCCTGGTCTCGCGAGAGTCCCTGATCGAACAGCCGGACGAGGACCAACTCGTCATGCTGATGGAAGAGGAGGTCCCGACGACGACCGCCGGGACGAGCCTCGAGGACGTCGCGC
This window of the Natrinema salifodinae genome carries:
- a CDS encoding PPC domain-containing DNA-binding protein, coding for MNYRAVETTDEYVARLENGADWRAEIESLADEVEADAAWFTALGAVQDAELWFYDQDECEYYPVEFDEPLEVASCVGNVSWLDDERFAHTHVVLSDDEGAAYAGHLNEATVWAGEVHMRVFEEPLDREYDETTELDLWL
- a CDS encoding ABC transporter substrate-binding protein — its product is MVSNQIQLQRRRLLASGAAVTAAAIAGCIGGGGSGDGETFHFTQEQSREENFDPVISNDAYSFQVINLVFDGLYEFDEGLELQPKIATGEPTVERDGTRYIFEIQEGVEFHNGDEVTASDVAHSFTAPVEEETENAPEYDMIESTEVVDDYQLQVDLGEDPYGPFELQTMAVTVVPEAVRTEDRDAFNTDPVGTGPFEFADLQENEYVEIERWDDYWDDLEPNLERVRFEAHDDEAGRVSDIRAENTDAMAGIPNDDWDVLEGEDGVNLHSAESPSFMYMAFNCNEGPTTNPEVRRAIAHSFSLDDFIESNAANVTSPMYSPIPPVVNEVWEFPEEEYQELLPEYDPDEAQSLLDEHAPDDFTPTIITPEGIRAQLAERVATRLDEIGYGADVQVLDFATLVDTYTTGSADDYQMYLLGWTGGPDPDFYLYSLFHESQAEINQGHFYEGSDGFHDAIVEGRNSADQEERYDIYEPVIREIVEQLPVLPAFTEDNTMASRDYVEDLQAHPEVTNNPPLITDYTNVSME
- a CDS encoding ABC transporter permease; translated protein: MKLLKYTIYRLLQAIPVLIGISIITFLLANLGPGDPVSLMLQGQEHDEELIRMIERRYGLDRPLHERYVTYMTGLLQGDLGQSIHHQRPVAALIVERLGPTLLLVVSAYAFALATAIPLGIVAANKRNEPTDHVSRIAALVGVSTPSFWIGIVLILIFAVKLGWLPSSGLIYPWRPPESYRGIDGHLELYYQSLRHLLLPMIALGTLQMATIMRVERTQMIESLQGEYVKLARAYGVPERTILRKHAFQVAQLPIITIVGLNLSTAIGGAVLVETVFNINGMGRLFVNAISQNDYQLVMGVTMMLGLLFVVGVIVTDISYAYVDPRVTYGDRD
- a CDS encoding ABC transporter permease → MAVGESQLESGTDSTTEDDEVEARVGWQYTVARIKQDTTARWGLYIVSFVLFVAIYAVVDSNLSLLTFGLLSDFTFARLLPIFDHPTHIPPPGEGRQHLPPYFPLAEQSWNPLPAGGTLDHPLGTDHTGRDYFTRIVYGTQVSVFVGIVSTVIGLAGGTIVGAVAGYYGGRVDDVLMRVVETVYAIPPLILIIVFTVFVGGANIWYAVLGVGIAFVPVFARIIRSRVLSVREMDYIEAARAAGVRDREIIMRHVVPNSFAPVLVYATLQIGVTILIVAGLSFLGYGAQPPTPDWGQMLNVSHGYMHSNVWLSIWPGLAIMITIMGFNLFGDGLQDALDPRIED
- a CDS encoding ABC transporter ATP-binding protein; the protein is MSSEPLLRVENLKTQFFTEAGTVRAVDGISFEVREGEIVGLVGESGAGKSVASMSLLRLVESPGEIVAGEITYKGETIFGLEEGPDGELRKRDDMLSNEEIRTRIRGNEIAVIFQDPMESLNPVFTVGGQLREFIELNRGLPEDEAREEAIEMLREVGIPDPEQRYEEYPHQFSGGMRQRVLIAMALACEPSLIIADEPTTALDVTVEGQIIDLVDELQERYGTSFIWVTHDLGVVAEICDRVNVMYLGEIVEQAPVDDLFYDTNHPYTNALLDSIPRPDRTVEDLEPIEGVMPEAINPPPGCRFHPRCPHAREVCKRVHPESKVVADADGEPHRAACVKHDAFDVGYDESPPLEGTEGDDEPESELAANPAADATDGADGGGDRRE
- a CDS encoding ABC transporter ATP-binding protein encodes the protein MSSGIRLGDDDGYAGDGPLLELDGVTKYFSQESGLFAGLQYDPDRFPPFTVDPGLVKAVDDVSLEIRPGETLGLVGESGCGKSTLGRTILRLLEPTEGDIYFKGENLADLDGEELRRTRSDMQMIFQDPQSSLDPRMKVGQIVEEPMRAHGMLDDEGREARAKNLLEKVGLDPRHYNRYPHAFSGGQRQRINLARALSVDPDFVVCDEPVSALDVSIQAQVLNTMERLQEEFGLTYLFIAHDLSVIRHISDRVAVMYLGHIVELADKEELFENPQHPYTRALLDSIPVPDPRRSDARGVLEGEVPSPADPPSGCRFRTRCPRLIAPDQYEWTDEEWAQTRAFMRAVKRRTFEPMPAAEIQAEFFDGALPRGQAGSIVEEAIELVATDGGAGREADDESERWAAATDLLLESFAEESVCARERPAYELETEYGEGERTHFAACHLHR
- a CDS encoding DUF7556 family protein, with protein sequence MATNPHAMPSDDTIVGSIDSTAASDEYVIADISADGAWLSMEADDAPTLPAWR